GTCTGCTCGCTGAGGTACTGGCAATAGAGGGTCGCTCCCCCTTCGATGATCATGTTCTGCGTCAGCGCTTCCCACGCCCCAAGTCCTTCGTTAGCCATCCCCTGAACCAGATCCTTTATCTGTTCCTTCATCTGCTGTAACCACTGCTCAGGGCTCAATTCAAGCGCCGGTTCAAAAGCCGGATCCCTCAGTTCCTCCGGGTCCGTGATATCGGGGAGCGTCTGGCCGAAGGTAATCCCGGCCCTGAAATTCGTTATGGTGATCCCGTACGGCGGTACGATCACTATCGGAACTGCCGCTGATAAATGTACAGATAACGGGCCGTATTCACACAACCCCACGCGGATCGTGAATCCACCGATTCCCGCGAATGAGAATCCGCCTTCTATTCCCGCATACAGGACACTCTCCGCCGCTTCAATATTCTGCGGATTCCCCGCCGGAATGATTTCTCCCGTACCGTCTAACTTCAATACTCCCACGATAAGGGTGGCGTTTACCTCCCCTCCGAACAGGTTCCCTCTTACCGTGACTCCCGCCGCTTCGATATCGATAATCGGAAACTCCCCGTTAAGGAGCTTCTGAACATCGATCTTCACCCCTTCGATCAAACCTTCGAACTCAAACGGCATCCCGTTGATGCTTACCACCCGCGCGGAAAGAATAATATAGAAATCCGACAGATCGGCCGCCGCATCCGGCCACTGGATCCCCAGTGTCGTTATCTGGATCGGCAGCCATTCGGGCCAGGCAAGGGACCCCGATGTCCCTTCGTCAAAACTCAGGCTGACAAAGAAATTTTCTCCCGGAACAAAATCTCCGTCCCCCTGGATACTGAAGTTCCCCCCGGACCCGCTTATCCCAAGCTGCGGCACGCTCACCGTTATCTCTCCCACCGAGAAAACGTCTTCCTCCGCGCCCGCATCCGGATTGATCAGTATATTCCGGGTCGTAAACTCCACATAATCTCCGATCGTAAAGCTGAGCGATCCTGCCGTGAAAACGAATTTGAGGTCATCCGGATCAGAGAAATCGAGGGACGCAGCGACGTTTTCCGCGCTCGCAGAAAAAACCGTACTGTCCGGGAATATTTCTACTGCACCCGCGGAAACGGTGATGGTACCCGCGAACGTCACATCCCCTCCATAGGTGACGCTGAATCCGCCAACCGTCACTCCGGGATTGGCGATGCTCAACGGCCCCAGGGTTATCGGATCGGGATCAGTATAGGTGAGGGTGAAGGAGCCGAAATCGAATCCGTTCTTCCTTATGACGATTCCCTCCACGCTCCCCTGCACGGAGAATTGAGGCACGTCGACCGTTCCTTCCGTGATCCTCACCAGTTCCTGCGCAGGATTATCATCCGCCGGATCATACCCGATAGCAATTCCCGTTGCCGTGACACTGATGATATCGCTTACCGCGAGGAAAAATCGGTCTATTGTGAATGCGAATGCCTTCGTCTCGACATTGTAGGTTCCCGTAATCCCGTAATCATCCGGGTCCGCCGGATCGTCGGTGATCGACGCGGTAAAGGAACTCCCCGGAAACAGGGTCGCCGAACCCGCCGCCAGCCCAAAGGTCCCCGTCAACTCGTCCGTATCCGCCTCATAGGAGAGTCCGTTTAATGTTATGGCCAGATCGTTGATTTCAAGAAATGTTCCAATTGAAAAAGAAGCAACCGTGACACTTCCGGATTCGATCGAAAACCCTGTGTCCCAGATTGTTAAATTGTTTACTGTAATTTCGGTTTCATTCAAAGGCAGGATAACGCCATGGAGGGTTGTAACTGAAAGATCAAACGCGTTTTCTAAAGGCGGTGCGTGCGCGTTGTAGGCACAATGCACTCCCTGCGCCGTGAGATTGAAAACATCAGGCATCGTGAACACAAGCGTATCGATATCGAGACTGAACTGCCCGCTCGAAAGGTCGTAGATGCCCCCGATGCCCACACCGTCACCGTTACCGTCACTTATCGTCGCCGTCAACGAGCCGAGAACGAGGCTTCCCGATAGCGCGCTCAACCCGAACGATCCGGTCATCGCTTCTCCCACCGTATAATCCAGCCCCGTCACCGACAATGCCGGCTCATGTATCGTTATGATTTCTCCCAGCTTGAAGACATCGAGTGTCGCCATACCCGTTCCCATCGAAAATCCGTTTTTCCGGATACTCAGATTCGTTATCGTTACCTCGGCTCCTTCCAATGGAATGATTTCGAGGGTAAAATCGTCAAACGAGAAGACAACCTGTTCCGCAGGACCTGACGGATCATAGTTGAAATCAATCCCGGCCGCTTCCGCTGAAAAGACTCCTTCCATATCGAGCGTCAATCCCGCTATGGAAAGCCATATCGCTTTTGTCTCCAGATCGAAATATCCTTCGAGCCCCGTGACGTCTCCGGTGAGACTCCCCACCGTCACCTCCGCTTCCTCAGCCGACAACCCGAAGGTCCCGGTTAACGGGTTCCCTGCCGTATAGTCCAGACCCGTCACCGAAAAAACCAGATTCGTTATATCAAGGACACCGCCAAGGTTATAGGATGCGATGATTATTTCTCCGCTTCCAAGCGAAAAACCGTTCTGCCTGACAATAAGTGAACTCAATACGATCGTCACGCCTTCAAGCGGTATTATATCCACGGTAAGGTCTGAAATACTCAGAATTTCCTGGGTTTCGGGACCGGTGGGATCATAGGAAACCTCCACATCCATTGCCGTCGCTGAAAGCACCCCTTCGATTTCAAAGAAAATACTGTCCAGATCGAGGCTGAATTTCCCTGTTTCGATATCATATGTTCCTTCCAGCGCCATGATATCTTCATCCCCGGTATCGTTAACGGTTCCCGATAAGACGCCGCCGATATCAAGAGAAGCCATTGTCGTCGCAAGGCCCAATACCCCGGTGAGTGGGGAGCCTTCCATATAGGAAAGTCCTGTGACGGAAAGCACAAGCTCGTCCATCGTAAAAAATTCACCGAATCCGAACTCTTCGATTATAATACTCCCCTGTCCGAGAGAAAAACCGTTATTGTATATGGTAAGATCGTCGAGATTCAACGATACATTATCGATCGGAATGATTTTGGCCGTCAGGCTGTCCATCGTCAAGAGTTCCTGGCCTTCGGGGGCGTTCGGATCGAAATAAACCGCGATTCCGGTTGCATTGACTGTAAGCAGATCGGGAATGAGAAAATCAAAGACATCCGCCGTAAGGGAAAATTTGTTTTCAATCAGATTGTATACGCCCGATATGGCGACGGTGTCCGTATCGTCCGCCGCGTCGCTGAATGTCGCTTCCAGAACATCGGGGAAACCGATTCGCGCATTGTCCGCTTCCAGTTTCAATATGTTACCATTGTCTTCAAAACTGAATGTCAGGTTATTTATCGTCAGGACGTCCCCGAGGACCAGTTCATCGAGGGTAGCGGAACCGCTGGCGGTAATATCGGGAGTTCCTCCGCCGAAAACATTATCGCAGGTAATCGAGAGGGTAAATTCTCCTGATGCCCCGTCAGCGATTAACTCTATCGGAATGATGGAATAAATGGAGTTATCGAGCAATGTCACGCTGAGGTTGTCGATATCGTAGTTTTCAAGCTCGCTTTCCGTGAGTACTCCGTCTCCGTCCGTATCCGCGAAATCGATTCGTATGCCGGCCGCGAAGTTGAAAAATCCTTCATCCATTCGCGCTTCCAATATTCCCAAATCGATACTGACATCGGTAATCGACGCGTCTATCTGCGCATAAAGTTCGATTTTGTTTATCCTGATGAAAAACTCGCCGTTTCTAAAACCGAACGCCGTATCCAGAATGATTTCAACGTCGACTTCGATATTCGAATCGGCGTTTAAATCTATTCCCAATGATTTCGCGGCTTCTCCCAGATCGGTGTAAATGTCGAGGACTTTTTTACTTGCAGAAATAGTGAATCCGATCGACTGTTCCGTTTCAGTATCGACACCCGTGACCGATAACGGATCGATATAAAATACGAAACCGCTTTCGGATGACGGATCCGAAAATATCAGCATCTTTTTCAATTGTTCGGTCACCGTATGAATGCTCGGAACCGTTTCGTTTTCGAACAATCCCGTAATCGGGTTGATGATACCTTCCTGAATAGCGCCCAATGGATTGATAAGGCTATTCAACGACACGGGGGACCCGTGGACGAAATCCATGTCCGTGTTCGCCACGTCGTTTGCGGCAATATTGTTTCCCGTATTCGTGTAATTTGTCTCTATCGCCAATTCCCAGTCGAGCGAACTCTCGCTTCCGTGAAGCAGCCATGTTATCACGTGTGCGTCGAGTTCCCCGTTTTCCTTGATCCATGACTTTTTCTTGTAGCAATGGTCTTTTTGTATTATCTCGATGGCCGCGCGCGTGTCCGCATCGAGCAGGCCGTTGACCGCTATCGTCGATGTGATCGGTATTTTCAACCCCTGTATGTTGATGAGTTTTTGGGCCCTGGCGATTGTCAGCGCCGACAATACATCGGGAACCGAGGTGATAATTATATTGTCTTTATTGACCGGAGGATCGATATGCATCTTTATATCATTGTATAGACTGCGTATCGAACTGCTGTCGTCCTTGTTATAATCGAACCCTGTCAGATTTGTATTACCGTTTTTATTTATGAATACGATCTCGTCCTTGTGGTCTTCATCGATATCGCAGACCTTGAGAATATCGCCCTGCTCGAATTGTGCATCATATACTTCCAGTTCGATGGTCTGGGACGAAGAAATGTAGAATGGCAAACAATCGATGTAATTGTAAATATACATTTTACCCGAACCGTTCGAGTGACCGTCGTTTACCGGTTCGACCACCACAAGTTCCGCATAACCGTTGCCGTCGATATCGCCCAACCCGAAAACGCCGGTCGTATATTCGAGATCCTTCTCTATCGTGTCAAAGGTTATGGTATAATTGTCTCCCGACTGAACGTTGAAATTCTTGTAAATAAAAACGCTGTTATTCAATACATCGAGCCATACCAGCTTGTCCTTGTTCGTATCGATTACAAGATCGACATTACCGACACACAGATCGCCCGTGACAAGAGGATCTCCCGTAATGTGATCCCGGATCGATATGTTCTTTTTACCCATAAAGGTATTTGCCGAACTATCGTATTCGTATACATCGACATCGCCGGTTTTGCCGTCGCCGTCTTTTCTCTGGATGATAATTTCTTTTTTGCTATCATTAATAAGATCCCCGATTAGAATAGTATCGGCTTCAGCGACATCGGCCTCGAAGGAGGTCAGTTTCGTGTAGCCGCTTTCCGTTCTTTTGAATACGTATATATTGTCGACAGGCGCAGGTGTAATATCAGGATTACAGATAACTATTTCATCGATATTGTCGCCGTCTATATCACCGTTTACTATTCTATAATTCGGTTTGACTTGAAGCAAAAGCCGCGACGGAAGGTCGGGTGCGTTGCCTCCCTCGATTGAATAACCCCCCTGCCAGTTGATGACCGCCTGCCTGCTTTCGTTGACACCGGCGACATTGACCGAAAAATCGATCGTAATATTGCCGATCGGAATATCAGGTGAAAAATATAAAAGACCTGAGGATTGAAAATCGGGAAGATACTCCTGATTTGTAATATCGATCAGTTCATAGGTTTCTATTTTTTGATACAACTCGAGATTGTTCGTGTCGTTGACCGTAAATCTTTCCGGCCAATATATCGTTCCGACTTCGGTAATGCCGTAACTATAATCGTAATCCAGAAGACGTGTGCATTTCAGCTCAGGATCATAATCGAGTATCAGGGTCCTTTCATTCTTTGAAATCGTATTTATACTGAAACCCGCAGAATATCCGGGACTCCAGTCAAGATCGATAGGGAAAATATCGCCCCATAATCCTTCAAAATTCTTTACCGACATTCCGATCTGCAATTCGTATCTTTTTCTGTCCTCTTTGCTTTCCGCACTTATATCGGCATCGATCTTTATCGTATAAAGGCCGCTTTCACTCAGCGTTATGGTTTCGGCGTCGAGATCCATTTCATCGCCGGAGGGATCATAGACCGTCATCCATGGCAGGAACACATCGACCGCTCTGAGATCAAAGGAAACGACATCTCCTTTTGTCCCTTCAAAATAATATAATTTGACCGTATCGTCTTTGAACGGTTCGGAAATATCTTCTCCCGTCACCGCTTTATTGGTGAATTTAAACAGGGGATAGTCATATGCCGGGAAATAGTTCGTTATGCCATTGCCGAACAGATCCTGTGAAATATAGCCGTACATCTGCTGCGCTATCGATTCATGGGCGAAGCGGTTCGGATGGGCGGTGCCCCCGGTAACGAATTTTCTCACGAAAGCGTATAACGGTTCCAGCGCTTCATTAATCCCGCTGCCTTCGAGCGCGTTATAAAGCGTATCGACCGCATTATTAATATCTGTCTTCGCATTGTTTAGAAAATCGATAATATGACTACTAATCGAATCGAGAAAATCGTCCAGTTTGCCCAATATATCGTTTCTGAGTCCTCTCGGAAGGAATATCAGGACATCGCCCACGAATTCGACGATTTTATCCTGGACATGTATCGTACCGTTTATTATTTCATCAATAACATCTTCAGAGAGTGTTTTCAGAAAGTCTATGCAGATCCGCAGCACGCTGAAATTGGCGCTTTGCATCAGGGCGGCATCTTCAGGATTTCGCAGCCAGCTCAAATTATCCCGTCCCAGAATTTCGAGTTCATTGGCGTCCGGCTGCCAGGATTCCGTATACGGGACCGGAACGGCGCCTCCCATCCCGTCATGAGATTCGAACCCATGAGTCGCACACGCTTCGGATATGCCGTCGATATATGTCCATCCGTGTGAAGCGGCGGCATCCCGGATCGCATTATTCAACGGTTCGATAAAATTGAGTCTTATCCACTCCGTTTCCTTTTCATCAATTTCCAGTGAAGGTAACTTTATGCCCAATATCTCGGGATTAAGCAGATTCAATCCGTGCCTGCAAAACTGGACTATTTCCGTCATCGTCGCTTCATCGATATATTCGTTATAAGTGGTGACATCAGGATATTCGGTGACATATATATTCAGCGGGCGGCCGGATTTTAAATTCTCGATCGCCGTTGCAACTTCCTGATACCCTTCCTTAAGCCCCTGTAATCCTCGTAACGGGGATGTATCGATCAACGCCAGCTTCGTCAGTAACGCCGAGCTTTTTACCGCTTCCCAGTCTTCCTGGGTACCGGTATTCACCGCAGTCTGAAGTTTCTTGAGGGCGTCGTTTCTTCCGGCAATCAGCTGGGCGATCGGTATATCGTCCACACCCAGATTCAGCAGGGCCAGCAACGTTATCGCGACGCGCTCAAAACCGATATCATTGCCGCCGATTCCGATAATCAAGGAATCGATCTTTCTTTCACCGACGATTTCGTCTATCATATCGATCTGAGCCGGGTGCCATTCTTCCGGATAAAACTCCGGATCGCCGAGATATTCGTTTTTATCTCCCGAAGCTTTATCGAGAAGTCCCTGATCGATTGTCGCCCCGGAAGTGGCCAGAAACACAAAGGTAACCGACGTGTGCGGATCACTCCGTTCGATCTCCATCGCCAATTGGGAGGACGCCGCGTATGCGCTACGATGAGCCTTGAGATGCCATAACTCCATCTGGATCCGTTCTTCGA
The DNA window shown above is from Spirochaetales bacterium and carries:
- a CDS encoding DNA/RNA non-specific endonuclease, which codes for MNKKETSFQLEALEPRLLLSGDGYAGNLAVASPLVDNFNAVLEVEVQKTVTLSLNDDLSYQSESGLSDLFFDTDSMTLKADPEHTSLLLLLDNADNRILASIDIHDTGSIVMRGAGEEGNLFSIDLTDIHDNVDIYCRGSEASFDRLMLNGSAGFDCLCEAAGGGSELIRLTNHEAEINVHYDNIETVIWRDCGSVEHAESESGIRVKTLNAPHGPPETIGYRTTDQNYIYTLRVNPSDPANLQLWDDANGIEISSWTPGEIYRLSIYGSTSADDTLTIDASSPFWLEGGVFFHGGDAWFDSLNFKGNENLNFCHTPIGKTSSTTIISSGTKEMVVDATGLEPTTFDGRSFTFNTNSTKTFENEAFPPVPGEDHIIISKISETTCRIRGTSGGEVFEYVDLTNVEELIINLGDNDTLSHNRDSILIEAGALDAGGIKEMEIITRGDSVDFGFDYAVFENTSTQVTNDGSRKRLTVGTTAIWGEGIELYVTVPFLSRSVESETESALQIGTESTLNLHYYIDGISPVLGDSFDLFNYTSISGSFKFVFLYLDGELTAYNTRLEFVPGLEFFPRIEGKYLCLDVGVNHLFLGNPITTPVNNSYNYLLEKGQYAVSFNNNIMSPNFVAWQLNDRWLNDLVDYKRPEFTEDLTLSLLSSFAFNLDTGETYQSPDGSLIRFDRGHFTPLKDRHISEAFADATFKMTNIVPMYNYLNQQTWEYLEEYCRELAGYYGGTRTLYIYSGAYGELENDTNTFSGDTITFERDLASGSTKNVTAPEKLWKVIFLVDNDVTSMADINAENTSAVAFEFYNERVANDCGEKTTEIEKSGNPVSIISVRELENRLNAYYGSSLAYDFLNNANIDQAQEDAIEGENYPVEIFYGNDVDHILKIKYKSPDGREIGADAISGDYTLNRDYTLLVDLGSLSSFDRLNVTGAVTLNGRLEVRQRNNYTPRVGDYFPIITSTVGITENYSAKQKPIIVDDLILETILDVDTKTLYLFARPLVDFTWEMEERYGVDNNGDGRIDIPNHYDYVNPENGYKVTFHADVATNLAKKPTSYHFTITQNGEPVAQSAEGSQSSQSFHLAQGEYDVRVYVGYDTGTPTIIETKINVRDILIVSVGDSYASGQGNPDVPGVDTSEFTTENLDALWNWSDIDDPELKQQIANIKYFGTKGLWADAGDQYGSLEERIQMELWHLKAHRSAYAASSQLAMEIERSDPHTSVTFVFLATSGATIDQGLLDKASGDKNEYLGDPEFYPEEWHPAQIDMIDEIVGERKIDSLIIGIGGNDIGFERVAITLLALLNLGVDDIPIAQLIAGRNDALKKLQTAVNTGTQEDWEAVKSSALLTKLALIDTSPLRGLQGLKEGYQEVATAIENLKSGRPLNIYVTEYPDVTTYNEYIDEATMTEIVQFCRHGLNLLNPEILGIKLPSLEIDEKETEWIRLNFIEPLNNAIRDAAASHGWTYIDGISEACATHGFESHDGMGGAVPVPYTESWQPDANELEILGRDNLSWLRNPEDAALMQSANFSVLRICIDFLKTLSEDVIDEIINGTIHVQDKIVEFVGDVLIFLPRGLRNDILGKLDDFLDSISSHIIDFLNNAKTDINNAVDTLYNALEGSGINEALEPLYAFVRKFVTGGTAHPNRFAHESIAQQMYGYISQDLFGNGITNYFPAYDYPLFKFTNKAVTGEDISEPFKDDTVKLYYFEGTKGDVVSFDLRAVDVFLPWMTVYDPSGDEMDLDAETITLSESGLYTIKIDADISAESKEDRKRYELQIGMSVKNFEGLWGDIFPIDLDWSPGYSAGFSINTISKNERTLILDYDPELKCTRLLDYDYSYGITEVGTIYWPERFTVNDTNNLELYQKIETYELIDITNQEYLPDFQSSGLLYFSPDIPIGNITIDFSVNVAGVNESRQAVINWQGGYSIEGGNAPDLPSRLLLQVKPNYRIVNGDIDGDNIDEIVICNPDITPAPVDNIYVFKRTESGYTKLTSFEADVAEADTILIGDLINDSKKEIIIQRKDGDGKTGDVDVYEYDSSANTFMGKKNISIRDHITGDPLVTGDLCVGNVDLVIDTNKDKLVWLDVLNNSVFIYKNFNVQSGDNYTITFDTIEKDLEYTTGVFGLGDIDGNGYAELVVVEPVNDGHSNGSGKMYIYNYIDCLPFYISSSQTIELEVYDAQFEQGDILKVCDIDEDHKDEIVFINKNGNTNLTGFDYNKDDSSSIRSLYNDIKMHIDPPVNKDNIIITSVPDVLSALTIARAQKLINIQGLKIPITSTIAVNGLLDADTRAAIEIIQKDHCYKKKSWIKENGELDAHVITWLLHGSESSLDWELAIETNYTNTGNNIAANDVANTDMDFVHGSPVSLNSLINPLGAIQEGIINPITGLFENETVPSIHTVTEQLKKMLIFSDPSSESGFVFYIDPLSVTGVDTETEQSIGFTISASKKVLDIYTDLGEAAKSLGIDLNADSNIEVDVEIILDTAFGFRNGEFFIRINKIELYAQIDASITDVSIDLGILEARMDEGFFNFAAGIRIDFADTDGDGVLTESELENYDIDNLSVTLLDNSIYSIIPIELIADGASGEFTLSITCDNVFGGGTPDITASGSATLDELVLGDVLTINNLTFSFEDNGNILKLEADNARIGFPDVLEATFSDAADDTDTVAISGVYNLIENKFSLTADVFDFLIPDLLTVNATGIAVYFDPNAPEGQELLTMDSLTAKIIPIDNVSLNLDDLTIYNNGFSLGQGSIIIEEFGFGEFFTMDELVLSVTGLSYMEGSPLTGVLGLATTMASLDIGGVLSGTVNDTGDEDIMALEGTYDIETGKFSLDLDSIFFEIEGVLSATAMDVEVSYDPTGPETQEILSISDLTVDIIPLEGVTIVLSSLIVRQNGFSLGSGEIIIASYNLGGVLDITNLVFSVTGLDYTAGNPLTGTFGLSAEEAEVTVGSLTGDVTGLEGYFDLETKAIWLSIAGLTLDMEGVFSAEAAGIDFNYDPSGPAEQVVFSFDDFTLEIIPLEGAEVTITNLSIRKNGFSMGTGMATLDVFKLGEIITIHEPALSVTGLDYTVGEAMTGSFGLSALSGSLVLGSLTATISDGNGDGVGIGGIYDLSSGQFSLDIDTLVFTMPDVFNLTAQGVHCAYNAHAPPLENAFDLSVTTLHGVILPLNETEITVNNLTIWDTGFSIESGSVTVASFSIGTFLEINDLAITLNGLSYEADTDELTGTFGLAAGSATLFPGSSFTASITDDPADPDDYGITGTYNVETKAFAFTIDRFFLAVSDIISVTATGIAIGYDPADDNPAQELVRITEGTVDVPQFSVQGSVEGIVIRKNGFDFGSFTLTYTDPDPITLGPLSIANPGVTVGGFSVTYGGDVTFAGTITVSAGAVEIFPDSTVFSASAENVAASLDFSDPDDLKFVFTAGSLSFTIGDYVEFTTRNILINPDAGAEEDVFSVGEITVSVPQLGISGSGGNFSIQGDGDFVPGENFFVSLSFDEGTSGSLAWPEWLPIQITTLGIQWPDAAADLSDFYIILSARVVSINGMPFEFEGLIEGVKIDVQKLLNGEFPIIDIEAAGVTVRGNLFGGEVNATLIVGVLKLDGTGEIIPAGNPQNIEAAESVLYAGIEGGFSFAGIGGFTIRVGLCEYGPLSVHLSAAVPIVIVPPYGITITNFRAGITFGQTLPDITDPEELRDPAFEPALELSPEQWLQQMKEQIKDLVQGMANEGLGAWEALTQNMIIEGGATLYCQYLSEQTFSADIDIKISTDGKFLINARANFFDGAVTTTMKMYADFGNIDSGEFTILFLMDIPDQTQILTVKGSLQMFFSRSDGGEVTEATPADQFEIRITGGVELTVIPPDLVKAVIEGEVSLVFGDGYFTMDVNGSLAIQPLGTIASMAGRLVVDNTGGGCDVWGVLKVETNFSFLEQIGIYLDAEVLIWLNTADVTKTETIELPGIGERTYELPANSFSIQALGYLIVKIDDTEWFRMQGQFAMEIDETGLRVFANAN